The DNA sequence ACTAGGGTGGAAGTCCAGAGACATAACAGCTGTTGAATGTCCAGTAAAAGTACGAAGTGAATACCCAGGCTGCATGGTGAaatattaatatgttaaatacataaaacaaattTATACAAAGTAAAACGACTAAACATCCCCTCATGACTAAGGTCAACACGAAAGAGTTAACTGCATATACTTCAACCTTCTCGTTACTGATTCAGATAGATCATTTATTGTGTGAAGCAGCTTAAAGCTATCACAATTTTGCCGCTCAAATTCACTCAACCCAAGATTCAATATAACAATGGCAGCCTTGTTACATAGCCTCAAAAATACTCAACAATAAGAAAGTGAGGTTAAAAAATAACGTGCCGTTCCACCACATATGCCTACGAATGCAAAATTAGACCTTAAAAAGTTAAATCCATAAACTGCCCTGAAAAGCCGCATACCTTGTAACAGCTCTTGTCACTTCATTCTAATTGCTTTCAGATTAAATTCTATTACTATTTATTTACCCGGCAAACTAGCATAATCACAGATATAGCATTTCAAAAGAAATAAGAATATAGAGCCTAGCTAATATTGTACCGACTACTAACATATTGGCTCTTGTTGGCTGGGCTTTTAAAAGCTGCTTTTGGGCAAAAGAACTTCTATTGCTGGTTGGGTAACCAGTGAGTGAAAAGCTTTTAGCTCTATTAAAGGTATTTTAAGAAAAGCCAATTTTAGTAGCTTTCTCAGGAAGAGCTTCCTAAGAAGATAAAAGCAGAAAGCAGAAGCTCAGTATACTAACACTGTAGAACATCTAATTGTCCAAGAGACTACAAGAGAATGCATACTAATTTTCCAATAGAACACCTAATTTTCCAAGAGACTAAAAGGAGAATGTATACTAACATTGTCAACATCCCAGACCCTGACAGTTTTGTCAGCAGAAGATGTGGCAAGCCTTGACAAACTCGGACTAAACCGAACATCAGTGATCCACTGGGAGTGCTCTTCGAGTGTAGACTTCATAGTGAAGGAATCAGTGCACCATAATGCAGCctgcaatttaaaaaaaaaaaaaaaagagcaagaagaagaagaagaaagaaagaaagaaccaGGGTACTATACATGAGCTAACTCCAAGTGTtaaaatgaaacaaaaatttACAGCCTGAACATTTCAAGAGTTTATAATGTTCTGTCAGAAAAGCTTACTTTTCGATCATGCCCACCAGTAGCCAGCAACTTTCCATCAGGTGAAAAGTGACAACATTCAATTTTATTTGTACTAGCACGAATAAGCCGTGTTTCCGAAAAAGAGAAGCCTATAATGTGAAACAAAATTTTAGGAATCTTATAAACCAGTAAGAGCTTGTGTGATAGAATAAAAGAAAGGTCGGTATTCATCATACCTTTGCTGACATCTGCACATCGACTAACTCTATCTCTAGGGTCATTGTCATCGTGGGATAAGAATGACTCAACATTATCATCCAGAGAACCATCCTCCACAAAGCGGTCTATATCAGCCTGCAAATTTTTGTTCCAATAAATGATATATCACCACACCAATTAAATGCTGAAATATAATACTGCTCCaggaaatattatttttttcctcTCAGAAAAAAAACATGAATCAATATAAATTACAAATGAAAATTACATTTGTCATTAGTGATGATATTTTATGTAGTTTGTTATAATTATTAAGAGTAAGTGAATTGTGGTGgataatataataatgtatgAAATAATCtgttatatttaatatattatgttGTACTTTAGGACTTTATTATGCTTGATCTTCTAATACAGATCATATGTAAAACGTATATGCTTGTTTGAAAGCAAACCTAACACAGGGCACGTCTGTTTGCACCGTGTTCTTATATTAACATAAAATCTCTTGTAAAGAAATATTTTAGTTGGAAATACCaaactaacaaaaaatcaaaaatgggtCAATATTACCATGAACATTATACATCAAGGATGCCTAATGTTTAACCCAAAACCTGTCTTTTCCTGAAAAAGAAACACTAACACAAATAAGTTAATAAAACAATTCTATCATACCAGTTGATTTGATGATGTAGTAAGTGTCCCCAAATTATCAGCTCCAAACATAAGCAGAGATGTTGAGGAACCACTAGTATGGGGCAAAGTTGGCATGGACATAGCATCACCAGGTGTGTGAGCAGAAGGTGATGAGGGTGAACTAGGAGACGGTCCCGCCGTATTTGCAGTCCCAGAGCTATTAGCGGGACCTGAAGATGAAACCGGTTGCTTTCTCTTCCGTCCTCCTGTGTGACTCTTCAAAGCCTTGAACAAGGATACTAAATTAGAAACCACGACCGcagtaaaggcaaagaaaaaacTAAAGCCCAAgtataaacaattaaaaaatacacTGAAATCCAACTGACCCTGGAAGCACAAGAAAAGAGATCCTAAGTAAACAATTAGGGATGTAAATCATGAGGAAAACAAAGTAATAGATGTTATTCATTGCTCCAAGTACATAATATAAACgaacaaataaaacaaatctgCACCTTATCACTTATCATATATAATCTAATCTAATGATGGAGGAAGTCAAACCTGGTCATTTCCTTGAAAGGAATTAGACATGCCACCATCTGCTGTGATACTGCTAGTACCAATAATTTTATCTTGCCGCATTTGATGGTTTGAACTCTGAGGAGATTGGCTTGAAAGTGGATGCTGTGAATATTGTTGCCTTTGTTGATTGCCTTTCTGCAGTTGCTGCTGCTGTAGCTAAGACATAAGCCATATATAAGCATACGCAAATACTTCTATGAAGCTTTTATATATAATCACCAAGTCTAACATGTTAAAACAAAAACATACCTTGATTAACATATCTGAATCTGCACGAGGTATTACAGGGCAACCCACTTGAACAGGTGATCCAACATTAGAGACATCACCAACAGAACCTAATTGGCCATCCTTCCCAAAACTCATACTACGACTATTGAGAAGCATTCTAAGCCTTCTGGATTCCAATTCATTGGTTGATGGAGATGCTAAGCTTTGTTGTGCCTGGCGCAGAAGATGCTGTTGAATTTGATTGTAAGATTGAGATGACTGCATCAGAGGGTTTGCTTGGGGAGGAAGTCCAGAACGCATACGTTCTAGTGCCTAAAGAgaagaatataaaaaacaaagtAAAAACCTCACAACTAATAGCTTAAAACATGAACCTCTTTCCAGCTCATAAACATACTAGCCACATCACTAATTAAGGGGAAAACAAATATTTCATGTCCTCCTATTCTAGTAatcattcatatggaggatATATGTGATTTAGAAGCTTATTAAGCATCAACATTTCCCTTAACAGCACAAATTGGAATCATCCTCAGAATCAATTTCTACCCTGCCTAACAAAATTCAATTCCTTGTTATGAAATGAAGCACATGTCAAATGCATGTAGTAGAAAAATGTGAGCACTGTAAATGTTGTGTTCTACATCATACCGTCAAAGGCCATCCTTTCAGAGTCAAATTATTACTGCCTTGATTTGGTCCTGTATGAACAAGCAAAACTGTTAAAAGAGATTACCTAAAACTAGACATAATTTTGAAGCACCAAACAATACAATACATTAAACACATGCACACCATACCGATAAAAGTATGATAACAAGTCTATATCACAATGGTAAAGCTTGTTTTCAAATTTGCATTACAAGTATCcagaaatgaaaataaataataaacatgttcaagaaGCATATTATAAGTCTCATAATTCCAAAAGTGAAGGACTAGAAAAAATTAAACTGAGTGATGGAtgaaacaaaaattatataccgtGAATGCTGCCATGAATGCCAATCAAGGAACCTTCTGGACCAGCAGGTTTAGAGTTCATTATATCACCTTTTACATCCTGCTTCATAGTGGGAGACATActatggtaaaaaaaaattggaaacagATTCACATGGTAGACAACCAGAATAAAGAAGATATTATTAACCTGAATTGGCCCAGGAACAGTGGGTAGCTGGTTGCGATTTTGGACTTGCTGAAGATTTCCAGGGATGCCTCCAGGTGTACCATGCAGCATTTGCCTGCAAATAAAGCAGTACTACCACATAAAGACAAGTTTACATACAAAAAACAACATAAGCATGCAAAATATACACTTCAAGACATTACCCAGGAGGCTGCCCAGCGACAGTAGTAGCATTCAGCATTGACACATGACTTGGGTCCAAAATCTGACTCGCATTTTCACCTATTCTTTGCTGCACAATTaatatgttgtaactaactGAAAGTTATACCATGAAAAGAAACATCTCAGACTTTATACCAACTTTATTACCTTCATGGTCGCATCATCAAAAGAACCCTTTTCTTGTGAAATCTTTAATCTATCCTCATACATTTTTGTAGCCAGAGCATTTGCAGTCGCAGGGTTTTGCCTCATAAGTGAATCATTGCCAACAAGTGCATTGGCAGTGCCATTTAAATGCTGAGTCCCATCTCTTCTCTGCtgttgctgctgctgctgctgctgctgttgctgctgctgctgctgctgctggttCTGCTGCTGTTGCTGTTGCTGCTGCTGTTGCTGTTGCTGTTGctgttgctgttgttgttgttgttgttgctgctgctgctgctgctgctgttgTTGTTGAACATGCCTCTGGAGCAAAAGTTGCTGCATTTGCATCTGCTGAAGCTGCTGAGGTTTGTGCTGCAACTGCTGCTGCTCTTGAGCCTTGATCAATTGGGTCTGACATTTTTCAAAGAGACATTGGGAAGACAAAAAGGTGGGTCAAAAAAGGTCCTCTACATATACATTTCTTGTGTTATTTCTAGCTGTGGAGTCCAATTCTCATGTCCCATCAAAATAAAATGTATGACATCAAGTTAGTCAAGGCAATAACAAGCAAAGAAATCTAGAGACCAAAATCTCTCCACCACCTTCCTTTCCCTtgtcaggaaaaaaaaaaaatcaaatatacaAAAAGGTACAAACCAACCTCAATGTAAGATGCGGCTGGTTCTGAGTGTTTTTCATTTGTCCTAGCAATAAAAATGTCCCAAAAAACAGACCACCATTCAAATAGAAAGCCACCAGGTGCATCAATAGCTGTAGGTTACATCAAAATCCAAATATACAAATCACTACTCAAATAAGCTATGACAAACTACAGAAACTGAAAACCCAATATTAATTCAACAACATCTCTACTTATTCTTACCAACAGGATCTGTAGAAACTTTCCCTTCATCTTGAAAAGCCTTTGCAGATGCATGTAATTTCCTTTTCATAAGGTAATCATAGATATACACATCCAGCCTATCAACAAAAATAAACAGAAATGCTTGATCAACCTCATATTTATTCATTGGGAAAAATCTTGATAACTAATTAACAGTTACAGGTAATCCAAAATCCAAATGAAAACCAATCTAGGAACCAAATTCcgcaaatatataatatatgtacatatataaatCAGAGCATATAGGTGTTTTTTAAACTAAACCTTACAGCCTCCCTCACTACTTACGCACCAGTCGTATGACACTCAAACACACATAACAAAAGACTCAACGTCCTTGCCTGTCCTTTCATCCAAAACAGCTTAAAAATGAATACGTAGGAATAAGAGCATTGCAACTTATAAAAAGGAAAATGAGAAAACTAGACTCAATAATCTAtggtttttttaaaacaaaagcGTTCATAGACTCAATAATCTGTAAGATATGAAGAACATCCACTTAGCCACACCTACGAGGCTTATAACTTGGTAGAGtataaaggaaaaataaaatgcaaaAGGGCATTGCGAAAGTACAAAAGAACAAAACTATGACTTCATTTTCTATTTGTCTGTTCTCAAAAGGCATGTGGAAAGTGAATGGGAGACAATTACCAATTCTCCACTCCACTCTCAATTATAACATCCAGTCAACCaagaaaacccagaaaaccgcatatacaaaaataaacacAAAAGTTCACAGATAAAAACCCAGAACATAGACTTGATAActcttatcaaaaaaaaaaagcatatgtGAAAATCCACGTGAAAGAAGCATAGATATACCCTCCTGATGAAATATTAGCATACCAATACGAAAACATATAAAACAGTAAACCCATTTGAGAAAAACGTTAACCCAGATGCCAAAAATAGCAAACGAAAATAAGAGAAACCCAAAACAACAACACAAAAAACTTCATCATCGAAGGGCAGAATCTTGCGAAAGAAGTAAACCCTCTCCACTCTCTCCCTTCTCTCCTCCCCGACCCCACCGAAAAAAAGGAATTAACACAAGCAAAAACGGAAAATAAAAGACGAAGCTCAAATAAACCTTGCATACCcattcaaagagaaaaggagtGGGAGATAACATTGAACTGAAAACcctaaaaaacccaaaaacataCTCAACCCAAAGCCCCAAGTGTAGGTAGAAGAGACCATGGACAAAGAAACCCAGAAAGAAAACAACGAGAACAATTTTAGAAAgtgcaaaaaaaaatagaaaatagtgTGTATGGGCATGGGTATGGGTATGTGTATATGACTTACATTTTATCGGCTTCCCAGTTAGTCTGAGACATAGTTATATCAATGTTAGAATATCCGAAAATCccaaaatgagaagaaaatTGAAGCAGAAATTTTGAAGGTGGGTAGGGGCAGAGAAGATTTGTCtggttttctctctttctcgGTCCCTAATTTACAAAAGCTTCCATTTGAGGAGGAGGATGATATAGCGTCGTcgcctctttttttttatatataagtattaaatatttttcacgtTTCTGATTGGTTTGATTtatctatttaaaaaaaataataataatgtataaaTATCTTTATTTCTTTAGTGACTGGGTTCGGATTCGGGTTCGGTtatggatttgggtttgggttttgggTTAGGATTCCAATAATGAatactttttgtcttttagctTTGAGAAAGAAGTTAAAAATTGGAaggtcctctctctctctctgccctGCTACTGTAGTCTACTGCAAAATTTCACGCTACCTTTTTTGCACCAAAAGTCTTCgtcctcttttttcttttcttttttcattccaagcattttatcatttttaatattttaattttttataacgaGAAAGAGGAAGTTTTTTGTGAGGGAATATTTTAGGATAGTGAGAGTCTCGTGATCTACAGAAAGGAAATTAGGTTAAGTTATGCATATTGcaatttcacatcaaaacctaagAAAAGCTATGAGTGTGACGATTATAAGATTGtgtaattaaattgaaaaaaatttaaatggaTTGATGGTTTTTAGTAACTCTttacttaaaaattttaaaattaaatgtagttaatttagtgtaattttaaaataagtgaTTTTTAGAAAAGTTTCTTCAAGAATGTGTGTATGCGAGTAAGAATAAAACACACTGAA is a window from the Cannabis sativa cultivar Pink pepper isolate KNU-18-1 chromosome 1, ASM2916894v1, whole genome shotgun sequence genome containing:
- the LOC115706179 gene encoding transcriptional corepressor LEUNIG isoform X12 yields the protein MSQTNWEADKMLDVYIYDYLMKRKLHASAKAFQDEGKVSTDPVAIDAPGGFLFEWWSVFWDIFIARTNEKHSEPAASYIETQLIKAQEQQQLQHKPQQLQQMQMQQLLLQRHVQQQQQQQQQQQQQQQQQQQQQQQQQQQQQQQQQNQQQQQQQQQQQQQQQQQQRRDGTQHLNGTANALVGNDSLMRQNPATANALATKMYEDRLKISQEKGSFDDATMKQRIGENASQILDPSHVSMLNATTVAGQPPGQMLHGTPGGIPGNLQQVQNRNQLPTVPGPIQDVKGDIMNSKPAGPEGSLIGIHGSIHGPNQGSNNLTLKGWPLTALERMRSGLPPQANPLMQSSQSYNQIQQHLLRQAQQSLASPSTNELESRRLRMLLNSRSMSFGKDGQLGSVGDVSNVGSPVQVGCPVIPRADSDMLIKQQLQKGNQQRQQYSQHPLSSQSPQSSNHQMRQDKIIGTSSITADGGMSNSFQGNDQALKSHTGGRKRKQPVSSSGPANSSGTANTAGPSPSSPSSPSAHTPGDAMSMPTLPHTSGSSTSLLMFGADNLGTLTTSSNQLADIDRFVEDGSLDDNVESFLSHDDNDPRDRVSRCADVSKGFSFSETRLIRASTNKIECCHFSPDGKLLATGGHDRKAALWCTDSFTMKSTLEEHSQWITDVRFSPSLSRLATSSADKTVRVWDVDNPGYSLRTFTGHSTAVMSLDFHPSKEDLICSCDNNSEIRYWSVKNGSCVGVFKGGATQLRFQPSLGRLLAAAADNSVSILDVETQVCRHKLQGHKNIVHSVCWDSTGEYLASVSDELVRVWSVSPSGKVDCVHELSCTGNNFRTCVFHPTHPSLLVVGCYETLEIWNMDESKTMTLHAHDNLVSSLAVSKVTGLVASASHDNCVKLWK
- the LOC115706179 gene encoding transcriptional corepressor LEUNIG isoform X4; the encoded protein is MVSSTYTWGFGLSMFLGFLGFSVQCYLPLLFSLNGLDVYIYDYLMKRKLHASAKAFQDEGKVSTDPVAIDAPGGFLFEWWSVFWDIFIARTNEKHSEPAASYIETQLIKAQEQQQLQHKPQQLQQMQMQQLLLQRHVQQQQQQQQQQQQQQQQQQQQQQQQQQQQQQQQQNQQQQQQQQQQQQQQQQQQRRDGTQHLNGTANALVGNDSLMRQNPATANALATKMYEDRLKISQEKGSFDDATMKQRIGENASQILDPSHVSMLNATTVAGQPPGQMLHGTPGGIPGNLQQVQNRNQLPTVPGPIQDVKGDIMNSKPAGPEGSLIGIHGSIHGPNQGSNNLTLKGWPLTALERMRSGLPPQANPLMQSSQSYNQIQQHLLRQAQQSLASPSTNELESRRLRMLLNSRSMSFGKDGQLGSVGDVSNVGSPVQVGCPVIPRADSDMLIKLQQQQLQKGNQQRQQYSQHPLSSQSPQSSNHQMRQDKIIGTSSITADGGMSNSFQGNDQALKSHTGGRKRKQPVSSSGPANSSGTANTAGPSPSSPSSPSAHTPGDAMSMPTLPHTSGSSTSLLMFGADNLGTLTTSSNQLADIDRFVEDGSLDDNVESFLSHDDNDPRDRVSRCADVSKGFSFSETRLIRASTNKIECCHFSPDGKLLATGGHDRKAALWCTDSFTMKSTLEEHSQWITDVRFSPSLSRLATSSADKTVRVWDVDNPGYSLRTFTGHSTAVMSLDFHPSKEDLICSCDNNSEIRYWSVKNGSCVGVFKGGATQLRFQPSLGRLLAAAADNSVSILDVETQVCRHKLQGHKNIVHSVCWDSTGEYLASVSDELVRVWSVSPSGKVDCVHELSCTGNNFRTCVFHPTHPSLLVVGCYETLEIWNMDESKTMTLHAHDNLVSSLAVSKVTGLVASASHDNCVKLWK
- the LOC115706179 gene encoding transcriptional corepressor LEUNIG isoform X8, with the translated sequence MSQTNWEADKMLDVYIYDYLMKRKLHASAKAFQDEGKVSTDPVAIDAPGGFLFEWWSVFWDIFIARTNEKHSEPAASYIETQLIKAQEQQQLQHKPQQLQQMQMQQLLLQRHVQQQQQQQQQQQQQQQQQQQQQQQQQQQQQQQQQNQQQQQQQQQQQQQQQQQQRRDGTQHLNGTANALVGNDSLMRQNPATANALATKMYEDRLKISQEKGSFDDATMKQRIGENASQILDPSHVSMLNATTVAGQPPGQMLHGTPGGIPGNLQQVQNRNQLPTVPGPIQDVKGDIMNSKPAGPEGSLIGIHGSIHGPNQGSNNLTLKGWPLTALERMRSGLPPQANPLMQSSQSYNQIQQHLLRQAQQSLASPSTNELESRRLRMLLNSRSMSFGKDGQLGSVGDVSNVGSPVQVGCPVIPRADSDMLIKQQQLQKGNQQRQQYSQHPLSSQSPQSSNHQMRQDKIIGTSSITADGGMSNSFQGNDQALKSHTGGRKRKQPVSSSGPANSSGTANTAGPSPSSPSSPSAHTPGDAMSMPTLPHTSGSSTSLLMFGADNLGTLTTSSNQLADIDRFVEDGSLDDNVESFLSHDDNDPRDRVSRCADVSKGFSFSETRLIRASTNKIECCHFSPDGKLLATGGHDRKAALWCTDSFTMKSTLEEHSQWITDVRFSPSLSRLATSSADKTVRVWDVDNPGYSLRTFTGHSTAVMSLDFHPSKEDLICSCDNNSEIRYWSVKNGSCVGVFKPISVNQGGATQLRFQPSLGRLLAAAADNSVSILDVETQVCRHKLQGHKNIVHSVCWDSTGEYLASVSDELVRVWSVSPSGKVDCVHELSCTGNNFRTCVFHPTHPSLLVVGCYETLEIWNMDESKTMTLHAHDNLVSSLAVSKVTGLVASASHDNCVKLWK
- the LOC115706179 gene encoding transcriptional corepressor LEUNIG isoform X1, translated to MVSSTYTWGFGLSMFLGFLGFSVQCYLPLLFSLNGLDVYIYDYLMKRKLHASAKAFQDEGKVSTDPVAIDAPGGFLFEWWSVFWDIFIARTNEKHSEPAASYIETQLIKAQEQQQLQHKPQQLQQMQMQQLLLQRHVQQQQQQQQQQQQQQQQQQQQQQQQQQQQQQQQQNQQQQQQQQQQQQQQQQQQRRDGTQHLNGTANALVGNDSLMRQNPATANALATKMYEDRLKISQEKGSFDDATMKQRIGENASQILDPSHVSMLNATTVAGQPPGQMLHGTPGGIPGNLQQVQNRNQLPTVPGPIQDVKGDIMNSKPAGPEGSLIGIHGSIHGPNQGSNNLTLKGWPLTALERMRSGLPPQANPLMQSSQSYNQIQQHLLRQAQQSLASPSTNELESRRLRMLLNSRSMSFGKDGQLGSVGDVSNVGSPVQVGCPVIPRADSDMLIKLQQQQLQKGNQQRQQYSQHPLSSQSPQSSNHQMRQDKIIGTSSITADGGMSNSFQGNDQALKSHTGGRKRKQPVSSSGPANSSGTANTAGPSPSSPSSPSAHTPGDAMSMPTLPHTSGSSTSLLMFGADNLGTLTTSSNQLADIDRFVEDGSLDDNVESFLSHDDNDPRDRVSRCADVSKGFSFSETRLIRASTNKIECCHFSPDGKLLATGGHDRKAALWCTDSFTMKSTLEEHSQWITDVRFSPSLSRLATSSADKTVRVWDVDNPGYSLRTFTGHSTAVMSLDFHPSKEDLICSCDNNSEIRYWSVKNGSCVGVFKPISVNQGGATQLRFQPSLGRLLAAAADNSVSILDVETQVCRHKLQGHKNIVHSVCWDSTGEYLASVSDELVRVWSVSPSGKVDCVHELSCTGNNFRTCVFHPTHPSLLVVGCYETLEIWNMDESKTMTLHAHDNLVSSLAVSKVTGLVASASHDNCVKLWK
- the LOC115706179 gene encoding transcriptional corepressor LEUNIG isoform X6 — its product is MVSSTYTWGFGLSMFLGFLGFSVQCYLPLLFSLNGLDVYIYDYLMKRKLHASAKAFQDEGKVSTDPVAIDAPGGFLFEWWSVFWDIFIARTNEKHSEPAASYIETQLIKAQEQQQLQHKPQQLQQMQMQQLLLQRHVQQQQQQQQQQQQQQQQQQQQQQQQQQQQQQQQQNQQQQQQQQQQQQQQQQQQRRDGTQHLNGTANALVGNDSLMRQNPATANALATKMYEDRLKISQEKGSFDDATMKQRIGENASQILDPSHVSMLNATTVAGQPPGQMLHGTPGGIPGNLQQVQNRNQLPTVPGPIQDVKGDIMNSKPAGPEGSLIGIHGSIHGPNQGSNNLTLKGWPLTALERMRSGLPPQANPLMQSSQSYNQIQQHLLRQAQQSLASPSTNELESRRLRMLLNSRSMSFGKDGQLGSVGDVSNVGSPVQVGCPVIPRADSDMLIKQQLQKGNQQRQQYSQHPLSSQSPQSSNHQMRQDKIIGTSSITADGGMSNSFQGNDQALKSHTGGRKRKQPVSSSGPANSSGTANTAGPSPSSPSSPSAHTPGDAMSMPTLPHTSGSSTSLLMFGADNLGTLTTSSNQLADIDRFVEDGSLDDNVESFLSHDDNDPRDRVSRCADVSKGFSFSETRLIRASTNKIECCHFSPDGKLLATGGHDRKAALWCTDSFTMKSTLEEHSQWITDVRFSPSLSRLATSSADKTVRVWDVDNPGYSLRTFTGHSTAVMSLDFHPSKEDLICSCDNNSEIRYWSVKNGSCVGVFKGGATQLRFQPSLGRLLAAAADNSVSILDVETQVCRHKLQGHKNIVHSVCWDSTGEYLASVSDELVRVWSVSPSGKVDCVHELSCTGNNFRTCVFHPTHPSLLVVGCYETLEIWNMDESKTMTLHAHDNLVSSLAVSKVTGLVASASHDNCVKLWK
- the LOC115706179 gene encoding transcriptional corepressor LEUNIG isoform X3, whose translation is MVSSTYTWGFGLSMFLGFLGFSVQCYLPLLFSLNGLDVYIYDYLMKRKLHASAKAFQDEGKVSTDPVAIDAPGGFLFEWWSVFWDIFIARTNEKHSEPAASYIETQLIKAQEQQQLQHKPQQLQQMQMQQLLLQRHVQQQQQQQQQQQQQQQQQQQQQQQQQQQQQQQQQNQQQQQQQQQQQQQQQQQQRRDGTQHLNGTANALVGNDSLMRQNPATANALATKMYEDRLKISQEKGSFDDATMKQRIGENASQILDPSHVSMLNATTVAGQPPGQMLHGTPGGIPGNLQQVQNRNQLPTVPGPIQDVKGDIMNSKPAGPEGSLIGIHGSIHGPNQGSNNLTLKGWPLTALERMRSGLPPQANPLMQSSQSYNQIQQHLLRQAQQSLASPSTNELESRRLRMLLNSRSMSFGKDGQLGSVGDVSNVGSPVQVGCPVIPRADSDMLIKQQLQKGNQQRQQYSQHPLSSQSPQSSNHQMRQDKIIGTSSITADGGMSNSFQGNDQALKSHTGGRKRKQPVSSSGPANSSGTANTAGPSPSSPSSPSAHTPGDAMSMPTLPHTSGSSTSLLMFGADNLGTLTTSSNQLADIDRFVEDGSLDDNVESFLSHDDNDPRDRVSRCADVSKGFSFSETRLIRASTNKIECCHFSPDGKLLATGGHDRKAALWCTDSFTMKSTLEEHSQWITDVRFSPSLSRLATSSADKTVRVWDVDNPGYSLRTFTGHSTAVMSLDFHPSKEDLICSCDNNSEIRYWSVKNGSCVGVFKPISVNQGGATQLRFQPSLGRLLAAAADNSVSILDVETQVCRHKLQGHKNIVHSVCWDSTGEYLASVSDELVRVWSVSPSGKVDCVHELSCTGNNFRTCVFHPTHPSLLVVGCYETLEIWNMDESKTMTLHAHDNLVSSLAVSKVTGLVASASHDNCVKLWK
- the LOC115706179 gene encoding transcriptional corepressor LEUNIG isoform X5, with protein sequence MVSSTYTWGFGLSMFLGFLGFSVQCYLPLLFSLNGLDVYIYDYLMKRKLHASAKAFQDEGKVSTDPVAIDAPGGFLFEWWSVFWDIFIARTNEKHSEPAASYIETQLIKAQEQQQLQHKPQQLQQMQMQQLLLQRHVQQQQQQQQQQQQQQQQQQQQQQQQQQQQQQQQQNQQQQQQQQQQQQQQQQQQRRDGTQHLNGTANALVGNDSLMRQNPATANALATKMYEDRLKISQEKGSFDDATMKQRIGENASQILDPSHVSMLNATTVAGQPPGQMLHGTPGGIPGNLQQVQNRNQLPTVPGPIQDVKGDIMNSKPAGPEGSLIGIHGSIHGPNQGSNNLTLKGWPLTALERMRSGLPPQANPLMQSSQSYNQIQQHLLRQAQQSLASPSTNELESRRLRMLLNSRSMSFGKDGQLGSVGDVSNVGSPVQVGCPVIPRADSDMLIKQQQLQKGNQQRQQYSQHPLSSQSPQSSNHQMRQDKIIGTSSITADGGMSNSFQGNDQALKSHTGGRKRKQPVSSSGPANSSGTANTAGPSPSSPSSPSAHTPGDAMSMPTLPHTSGSSTSLLMFGADNLGTLTTSSNQLADIDRFVEDGSLDDNVESFLSHDDNDPRDRVSRCADVSKGFSFSETRLIRASTNKIECCHFSPDGKLLATGGHDRKAALWCTDSFTMKSTLEEHSQWITDVRFSPSLSRLATSSADKTVRVWDVDNPGYSLRTFTGHSTAVMSLDFHPSKEDLICSCDNNSEIRYWSVKNGSCVGVFKGGATQLRFQPSLGRLLAAAADNSVSILDVETQVCRHKLQGHKNIVHSVCWDSTGEYLASVSDELVRVWSVSPSGKVDCVHELSCTGNNFRTCVFHPTHPSLLVVGCYETLEIWNMDESKTMTLHAHDNLVSSLAVSKVTGLVASASHDNCVKLWK
- the LOC115706179 gene encoding transcriptional corepressor LEUNIG isoform X10 produces the protein MSQTNWEADKMLDVYIYDYLMKRKLHASAKAFQDEGKVSTDPVAIDAPGGFLFEWWSVFWDIFIARTNEKHSEPAASYIETQLIKAQEQQQLQHKPQQLQQMQMQQLLLQRHVQQQQQQQQQQQQQQQQQQQQQQQQQQQQQQQQQNQQQQQQQQQQQQQQQQQQRRDGTQHLNGTANALVGNDSLMRQNPATANALATKMYEDRLKISQEKGSFDDATMKQRIGENASQILDPSHVSMLNATTVAGQPPGQMLHGTPGGIPGNLQQVQNRNQLPTVPGPIQDVKGDIMNSKPAGPEGSLIGIHGSIHGPNQGSNNLTLKGWPLTALERMRSGLPPQANPLMQSSQSYNQIQQHLLRQAQQSLASPSTNELESRRLRMLLNSRSMSFGKDGQLGSVGDVSNVGSPVQVGCPVIPRADSDMLIKLQQQQLQKGNQQRQQYSQHPLSSQSPQSSNHQMRQDKIIGTSSITADGGMSNSFQGNDQALKSHTGGRKRKQPVSSSGPANSSGTANTAGPSPSSPSSPSAHTPGDAMSMPTLPHTSGSSTSLLMFGADNLGTLTTSSNQLADIDRFVEDGSLDDNVESFLSHDDNDPRDRVSRCADVSKGFSFSETRLIRASTNKIECCHFSPDGKLLATGGHDRKAALWCTDSFTMKSTLEEHSQWITDVRFSPSLSRLATSSADKTVRVWDVDNPGYSLRTFTGHSTAVMSLDFHPSKEDLICSCDNNSEIRYWSVKNGSCVGVFKGGATQLRFQPSLGRLLAAAADNSVSILDVETQVCRHKLQGHKNIVHSVCWDSTGEYLASVSDELVRVWSVSPSGKVDCVHELSCTGNNFRTCVFHPTHPSLLVVGCYETLEIWNMDESKTMTLHAHDNLVSSLAVSKVTGLVASASHDNCVKLWK